The following DNA comes from Anaerostipes rhamnosivorans.
CCCCATATCTCCGTATAAAGCCACCGTGCCGATCACATCCACCCCGATGATAGCCACCGGCAGGATAAATTGGGTTTTCCTTATGAGAAATGCCGCCATGACATAAAGAGAAGTGATGCTTAACACCAGGATGTATTTTGTGAAAAGGTAGGCGGCCGTTTCGCTTATGACTGCCCCGCTCACATCCCCGGTTTTCCAGTAGAACGCTGCCGTAATGCCAACGACAACCAGACTCAGCACAAAATAAACCGTTGCAAGGCCCATGCTCACCAGCCATTTGGATGCAAAGATTTTGCTTCTTTCGTACTGTTTGGAGGCTAGGTTCTTGATAGTGCCATATGTGTATTCACTTCCGATAAACAGAGAAACTACGATGGACAGCAGGATGAGGTAAGACGTATCTGCAGTCTGTATCCTGGATATGACCGTCATCTGCCCTCCCATGCCTCCTCCTATCTTCTCCACAAGGTGATATAGAAAATTCTCCGTTCCCGACAACAACAGAAGCAGTACCCCGCAAACTCGGAATGAGGTTGATTTTAACAATTTATAAATATCTGTCCGGATTAAATTTAACATGCTGCACCTCCAACTGTATTTAAAAAGTATTTCTCCAGATCCATTTTCTCCACGTAGATTTCCTGCACCTTTATCCCCTTCTGCATCAAGGCCTGATTCACTTCCCCCGGCTGGTCCAAAAATCCGTAGATCTTTAATTCTTCATCTCCGGTGATCTGGCATTCATCTGCATCGAATTGCTCCTTCATCACTTCACATGCTTTCATCCGCTGCTCTTTGGGCACCTTTACGGTCAGGTTGGACTGGCTTTGTTTGACCAGTTCTTCCTCTGTGAACTCCTGGATCAGCTCTCCTTTATGGATGATGCCGTATCTCGTGGCCAGCTTGGATAACTCTCCTAAAATATGGCTTGAGATCAATACTGTGATGTGATGCTCCTGGTTCAGTTCCTGGATCAACTCCCGGATCTCCCGGATACCTACCGGGTCGAGCCCGTTTGTGGGTTCATCCAAGATCAGAAATTCCGGGTCTCCCAGGAGGGCAATTGCTATGGCCAGCCTTTGCTTCATTCCAAGAGAAAAATTCTTCACTTTTTTCTTTTTCGTATTATCAAGTCCGACCTTCGTGAGAACTTCCTCAACTTTCCTTGTGTCTTTCATTCCACGGAGCTTCATTTCTACTATAAGATTTTCTTTTGCCGTCATGCCCGGCATTAAGGCCGGATATTCAATGACCGTTCCAATCTTTTCCCTGGCTTTTACCGGATCTCCTGAACCAAATAAGGACAATTCCCCGGAAGTAGGTTTTGCCAGCCCTGCCATCATCCGGATCATGGTCGTCTTTCCTGCACCATTCTCCCCGATGAATCCATAAATATCTCCTCTTTTTACTTCCATGCTGACGTTTCTGACTGCTATTTGTTTTCCAAAGGACTTTGTGATGTCCTCCGCTTTTACGACAATATCCATATAGACCTCCCTGTGTTATAGTATTATTGTACTGATGATTTAATACAATAGTACTATAACACAACAATGATGTCAAGAATAAAATCTTTTTGCTTAAGGGAACTGTTTCAATATCAAAGTGGGCAAGTCCGCTTGCAGGATTCTCCGCCTGCGGCAGGTCGCTTTGAAGACATGATTCCTTACCGCCGCAGTGCGACCCGTGCGGAGCGTTTTTAGTACCATAAAAGGACACAGAAATTTTTATTTCCATGTCCCTTGTCTCTATGATACTGCTGACGCAGTTTTTTTCACTGTCTGGCGAATACTGTTTCCAACCGCAG
Coding sequences within:
- a CDS encoding ABC transporter permease, which encodes MLNLIRTDIYKLLKSTSFRVCGVLLLLLSGTENFLYHLVEKIGGGMGGQMTVISRIQTADTSYLILLSIVVSLFIGSEYTYGTIKNLASKQYERSKIFASKWLVSMGLATVYFVLSLVVVGITAAFYWKTGDVSGAVISETAAYLFTKYILVLSITSLYVMAAFLIRKTQFILPVAIIGVDVIGTVALYGDMGLTKLFGHSVELAKYWPGNTLSILIQSGMKNADLVTGIVTGIVFLTAAAVVGAMHFKAVDIK
- a CDS encoding ABC transporter ATP-binding protein, whose product is MDIVVKAEDITKSFGKQIAVRNVSMEVKRGDIYGFIGENGAGKTTMIRMMAGLAKPTSGELSLFGSGDPVKAREKIGTVIEYPALMPGMTAKENLIVEMKLRGMKDTRKVEEVLTKVGLDNTKKKKVKNFSLGMKQRLAIAIALLGDPEFLILDEPTNGLDPVGIREIRELIQELNQEHHITVLISSHILGELSKLATRYGIIHKGELIQEFTEEELVKQSQSNLTVKVPKEQRMKACEVMKEQFDADECQITGDEELKIYGFLDQPGEVNQALMQKGIKVQEIYVEKMDLEKYFLNTVGGAAC